The following coding sequences are from one Formosa haliotis window:
- a CDS encoding sulfatase family protein: MNHLKLTTLLSVFLVLGLTSCKNEEKKVAEKPAKKELPAERPNIIFMMSDDHAYQAISAYSDRLTQTPNIDRIADEGMLFTNASVTNSICAPSRATILTGKHTHIHGKVDNVFPFDESQTTFPQLLQEAGYQTAMFGKLHFGNNPKGIDEFKILPGQGQYYNPDFNTNDGKITVEGYVTDIIMDMTLDWLQNRRDEDKPFMLFSMQKAPHREWLPAPRHFKEFTKKSFKEPETLFDDYEGRGTAAKTAEMNLLEHMNWAGDSKVYPDIMKTLGIPDKSGWDLEAFDREVGRMNPEQRAVWDSVYRPMMEAFKTEYPNMDDTALMKWRYQRYMQDYLGCIASVDENVGRLLDYLEETGLDKNTIIVYTSDQGFYLGEHGWFDKRFVYDESFKTPLLIKWPNVITPGTTNTEMVQNLDFAQTILEAAQVKAPDDMQGESLIPLLLGNDAEWTRDAVYYHYYEYPGIHMVKRHYAIVTQEYKLIHFYYDVDEWELYDRKKDPQEMNNVINDPAYADTVVKLKKQLADLRAHYGDSSELDQKILRKYLEAKDNPDIETVPLH; this comes from the coding sequence ATGAATCACTTAAAATTAACAACCCTACTATCCGTTTTTCTAGTTTTAGGATTAACATCTTGTAAAAACGAGGAGAAGAAAGTCGCTGAAAAACCAGCGAAAAAGGAATTACCAGCAGAACGTCCCAATATTATTTTTATGATGTCCGACGATCATGCTTATCAAGCCATTAGCGCCTATAGCGACCGTTTAACACAAACACCAAATATAGATCGCATTGCAGACGAAGGGATGTTGTTTACCAACGCCAGTGTCACCAATTCTATTTGTGCGCCATCTAGAGCGACCATTTTAACTGGAAAACATACCCATATTCATGGTAAAGTGGACAATGTGTTTCCGTTTGACGAATCGCAAACCACCTTCCCACAATTGCTTCAAGAAGCAGGCTATCAAACAGCCATGTTTGGGAAATTACATTTCGGAAATAATCCGAAGGGAATAGATGAATTTAAAATTCTTCCAGGGCAAGGACAGTATTATAATCCGGATTTTAATACCAACGACGGTAAAATTACAGTAGAAGGTTATGTAACCGATATTATTATGGACATGACTTTAGATTGGTTGCAAAACAGACGTGACGAAGATAAACCGTTCATGTTGTTCTCGATGCAAAAAGCACCGCACAGAGAGTGGTTACCGGCACCGCGTCATTTTAAAGAATTTACAAAAAAATCATTTAAAGAACCAGAAACCTTGTTCGATGATTATGAAGGTCGCGGAACTGCCGCAAAAACAGCAGAAATGAATTTGTTGGAACATATGAATTGGGCAGGCGATTCTAAGGTATATCCAGACATTATGAAAACGCTAGGCATCCCAGATAAATCGGGGTGGGATTTAGAAGCTTTCGATCGTGAAGTTGGGCGCATGAATCCAGAACAACGTGCTGTTTGGGATTCGGTTTACCGACCTATGATGGAGGCGTTTAAAACTGAATATCCTAATATGGATGATACTGCTTTAATGAAATGGCGTTACCAACGTTATATGCAAGATTATTTAGGTTGCATTGCTTCGGTTGATGAAAATGTAGGCCGTTTATTAGATTATTTAGAGGAAACAGGATTAGATAAAAATACCATTATAGTATACACCTCCGATCAAGGATTTTATTTAGGAGAACACGGGTGGTTCGATAAGCGTTTTGTGTACGACGAATCGTTTAAAACCCCATTACTTATTAAATGGCCAAACGTGATTACACCGGGAACAACCAATACAGAAATGGTTCAGAATTTAGATTTTGCGCAAACCATTTTAGAAGCGGCTCAAGTAAAAGCTCCAGACGACATGCAAGGTGAAAGTTTAATTCCTTTATTATTAGGTAACGATGCCGAGTGGACCAGAGATGCGGTGTATTACCACTATTATGAATATCCAGGTATTCATATGGTAAAAAGACATTATGCCATCGTAACGCAAGAGTACAAATTGATTCATTTTTATTACGATGTTGACGAATGGGAATTGTACGACCGCAAGAAAGATCCTCAAGAGATGAACAATGTTATAAACGATCCGGCTTACGCTGATACCGTAGTGAAATTGAAAAAACAATTAGCAGATTTACGAGCACATTACGGCGATAGTTCGGAGTTAGATCAAAAAATTCTTAGAAAATATCTGGAAGCTAAGGATAACCCAGATATCGAAACGGTACCATTACATTAA
- a CDS encoding glycoside hydrolase family 97 protein — protein MNYLKPKILLLIGFVAVFYSCKKQEAITLSSPDATKKIVFLEDEANSSLTFSIFYNNQQVIQTSVLELVSEELDFSGEITVETIENTSENTTWTSRFEERSTIPDHYNQTKIYLKQGESKFNIIARAYNEGVAFAYEIPEQGNLGEIGLNENIHYNFDKDYELWSTPKREKGVLTAQGEYKKIPISALQVGAERPLVIEISDSVKIALAEARLVDYARMSFNKGTTSPYSIVSTLDGKMGEQKQDTITGAVISERKKDGAKVHKSLPFQSPWRVVMMGNSHGQLLEQNYLIQNLNPPSAIADDSWITPGKVLRETTLTTQGGMAAIDFVASHNMQYVHFDAGWYGNEMDNASDATTITLDPKRSKGPFDIEAITKYATEKWVKVMLYVNRRALENKLDAVLPVLKDWGVSGIKYGFVRVGDQDATAWMHKAVKKAAEYEMVLDIHDEYRPTGFSRTYPNLLTQEGIRGDEETVPNAHTLITMFTRSLAGAADNTVCYYNSRVDKMGSHASQMAKTVCIFSPLQFLYWYDKAPSAPIKDDGLWGDTRTIGNEPELEFFNAVPTTWDETKVLYAEIGELGVIARRSGSDWFVGGINGVSQHDVTIDFSFLEEGSSYQAKVYTDDDTVNTRTQVKIETLDITSTSKLNIAIKPNQGFAMHIIKL, from the coding sequence ATGAATTATTTAAAACCGAAAATACTATTACTTATAGGCTTTGTTGCCGTTTTTTATAGCTGTAAAAAGCAGGAGGCTATCACTTTGTCTTCGCCAGATGCGACTAAAAAAATAGTGTTTTTAGAAGATGAAGCCAACAGCAGTTTAACCTTTTCAATCTTTTATAACAATCAGCAAGTTATACAAACGTCTGTATTAGAATTAGTGTCCGAAGAACTCGATTTTTCAGGAGAAATCACTGTCGAGACTATTGAAAACACGTCCGAGAATACTACTTGGACTTCAAGATTCGAGGAACGCAGTACGATTCCCGATCATTATAATCAAACGAAAATCTATTTAAAGCAAGGCGAATCTAAATTCAATATTATTGCCAGAGCTTATAATGAAGGGGTAGCTTTTGCCTACGAAATTCCGGAACAAGGCAACCTTGGCGAAATTGGTTTAAATGAAAATATCCATTATAATTTTGATAAAGATTACGAGCTGTGGTCTACTCCAAAACGCGAAAAAGGCGTATTAACCGCTCAAGGCGAATATAAAAAGATTCCAATTTCAGCTTTGCAAGTAGGTGCCGAGCGCCCGTTAGTAATAGAGATCAGCGATTCGGTTAAAATTGCCTTAGCAGAAGCTCGATTGGTAGATTATGCGCGAATGAGTTTTAATAAAGGCACTACGTCTCCGTACAGCATAGTGTCGACCCTTGATGGTAAAATGGGAGAACAAAAACAAGATACCATTACAGGAGCTGTTATTTCCGAACGTAAAAAAGATGGTGCGAAAGTGCATAAAAGCTTACCTTTTCAATCGCCTTGGCGTGTGGTAATGATGGGGAACAGTCATGGCCAGTTGTTAGAACAGAATTATTTAATTCAGAATTTAAATCCGCCATCGGCAATAGCAGACGATTCTTGGATTACACCTGGGAAAGTACTTCGTGAAACCACGTTAACAACGCAAGGCGGTATGGCGGCTATCGATTTTGTAGCGAGTCACAATATGCAATATGTACATTTTGATGCCGGTTGGTATGGTAACGAAATGGATAATGCCTCCGATGCCACCACCATTACTTTAGATCCTAAACGTTCTAAAGGGCCTTTTGATATTGAGGCCATTACAAAATATGCTACAGAAAAATGGGTGAAGGTGATGCTATATGTAAACCGTCGTGCTTTAGAAAATAAATTAGATGCCGTCTTACCTGTATTAAAAGATTGGGGTGTATCTGGAATAAAATATGGTTTTGTGCGTGTAGGAGACCAAGATGCTACGGCATGGATGCATAAAGCTGTAAAGAAAGCCGCGGAGTACGAAATGGTCTTAGATATTCACGACGAATACAGACCAACGGGATTTTCTAGAACCTATCCAAACTTATTAACTCAGGAAGGGATTCGTGGCGATGAGGAAACAGTGCCAAACGCTCATACCTTAATTACCATGTTTACCCGAAGTTTAGCGGGAGCAGCAGATAATACCGTGTGTTATTACAACAGTCGCGTAGATAAAATGGGATCGCATGCCTCGCAAATGGCAAAAACGGTTTGTATTTTTAGTCCGCTACAATTTTTATACTGGTATGATAAAGCGCCATCCGCACCAATTAAGGACGACGGACTTTGGGGCGATACGCGTACCATTGGTAACGAACCAGAACTTGAATTTTTTAATGCGGTACCAACTACCTGGGACGAAACTAAGGTGTTATATGCCGAAATTGGGGAGCTTGGAGTCATCGCCCGCCGTTCTGGTAGCGATTGGTTTGTAGGAGGAATTAATGGTGTTTCCCAGCATGATGTGACCATCGATTTTTCTTTTTTAGAAGAAGGATCTTCGTATCAAGCGAAAGTCTATACCGACGATGATACAGTGAACACCAGAACCCAAGTGAAAATTGAAACTTTAGATATAACTAGCACTTCAAAATTAAATATAGCGATAAAGCCTAACCAAGGATTTGCAATGCATATTATAAAATTATAA
- a CDS encoding sulfatase-like hydrolase/transferase, translated as MKIKAYKLVFLFTILLVISCKGKEEAKHETTQNEEEVVKQPNIVVLLCDDLGYGDLSSFGHPVIETKHLDKLAETGIKLTNFYSTAPVCSPSRAGLLTGRSPNKAGIYDFIPGLKKSPDNRDLVHLQAHEQTIPAILKSVGYSTCLVGKWHCSSRFNSDAQPQPNDFGFDHWFATHNNAAPSHKNPSNFVRNGEKVGEIEGFSSQIVVDEAINWLEIKTDDNPFFLEVTFHEPHEPIASPEDLVQKYLPKAKNREEAEYFANVENVDLAVGRLLDYFEKNNITNTLIVFSSDNGPETFMRYERAKKSYGRPGPLKGMKLWTNEAGFRVPGIINWIGQETFTGTSDKVVSALDFLPTFAELAGAELPDRTLDGESFTSLLNTGNFERTKPLIWVFYDAINQRRAAMRKGDWKIMARLVDENNEELPQLHNLYDGNEALVKHAKLTDFVLFNLTKDINESEDVSAQNPEVFQDMKATFQLEYKNLLDESHVWVRAE; from the coding sequence ATGAAAATTAAAGCTTATAAACTTGTTTTTTTATTTACCATATTATTAGTCATTTCTTGTAAAGGCAAGGAAGAGGCTAAACACGAGACGACTCAAAATGAGGAAGAGGTTGTTAAACAACCCAACATCGTGGTATTACTTTGCGACGATTTGGGGTATGGCGATTTATCGTCTTTCGGACACCCGGTAATCGAAACAAAACACTTAGATAAATTAGCTGAAACGGGAATTAAACTTACTAATTTTTATTCTACAGCACCGGTATGTTCGCCGTCGAGAGCAGGATTACTTACAGGTAGAAGTCCTAATAAAGCGGGGATTTACGATTTTATTCCAGGACTTAAAAAGAGTCCGGATAATCGAGACTTAGTCCATTTACAGGCACATGAACAAACCATTCCAGCCATTTTAAAATCGGTGGGGTACAGTACCTGTTTGGTAGGAAAATGGCATTGTAGTTCGCGATTTAATTCTGATGCGCAACCACAGCCAAACGATTTTGGATTCGATCATTGGTTTGCTACGCATAATAATGCCGCGCCAAGTCATAAAAACCCAAGTAACTTTGTTCGTAACGGCGAAAAAGTTGGCGAAATTGAAGGATTTAGTAGTCAGATTGTAGTCGATGAAGCCATTAATTGGTTAGAAATCAAAACAGACGATAATCCGTTTTTCTTAGAAGTTACCTTCCACGAGCCTCATGAGCCTATTGCATCTCCAGAAGATTTGGTTCAAAAATATTTACCTAAAGCCAAAAATAGAGAGGAGGCCGAGTATTTTGCCAATGTAGAAAATGTCGATCTTGCTGTAGGACGCTTATTGGATTATTTCGAGAAAAATAATATCACGAATACCTTAATTGTGTTTAGCTCAGATAACGGACCGGAAACCTTTATGAGATACGAGCGCGCTAAAAAATCTTATGGAAGACCAGGACCTTTAAAAGGGATGAAACTTTGGACCAATGAAGCAGGTTTTAGAGTGCCCGGTATTATTAATTGGATAGGACAAGAAACCTTTACAGGAACGTCGGATAAAGTGGTGTCTGCCTTAGACTTTTTACCAACGTTTGCCGAGTTAGCTGGAGCAGAATTACCAGACAGAACTTTAGATGGCGAGTCGTTTACCTCACTTTTAAACACGGGAAATTTCGAGCGCACGAAACCATTAATTTGGGTGTTTTACGATGCGATTAACCAACGTCGTGCCGCCATGCGTAAAGGCGATTGGAAAATCATGGCGCGTTTAGTAGACGAAAATAACGAGGAATTACCACAACTTCACAATTTATACGATGGGAACGAGGCTTTAGTGAAACATGCAAAGTTAACAGATTTTGTATTGTTTAACCTCACGAAAGATATCAACGAGTCGGAAGATGTGTCTGCTCAAAATCCTGAAGTATTTCAAGATATGAAAGCAACTTTCCAATTAGAATATAAAAACTTGTTAGACGAAAGTCATGTTTGGGTAAGAGCAGAATAA